From Malaciobacter mytili LMG 24559:
TAAAAGTTTAAAAAGTTTAAAAAAACTTTTTACATCTCTGCCAAGAAGTTTATTTATTAGTTTTATATCACTTAAAAAAATTAAAAAAGAGATTTTATTTGCAAGCTTTATTAATCTATTTTTAAAATCATTATTATTTGTTAAAGAGATATATTTATCAATTATATATCTATAATCCAATTGAAAACTTGCTCTTGTTTTAGTAAAAGATAATAATAAAAGTAAAAAATCTCTAAATTGAAGTAATTTTAAATCTATATTATCTTCAAAGCTATCTTCTAAGTCTATTGTAAATATTTTACCCTCATAATAAGTAAAATTTCTAGCTTGTGCACCACCATGAAAATCATTATTATTATGTATTTTTGATAACTCTATTAATAAATTATCAATAAAATAGTACATTTTTTCTTTTGTAATATCTCTTTTTCTAATATATGAATTTACTGTTTTACCACAGTCTTCTAAAACAAAAAAATCTTCATTTTTAAAGACTACTTGTGGAGTATTTACCCCATACTCTTTAAATCTTTCTATTTTTAAAGTTTCAAAAGTCATAGCCTCTTTTGCTGTTTTATTTTTAACAGGTAGCAACACTTCAAAAGGAAAAAGCGAATAATAAAACTTATGTAGTTTTGAAGAAAAAGTTGCTCTTGCTTTTTTTATCCAATATTTCTTATCTTTAAAAATAATAGGAATAATCTCACTACTATTTTTACTATTTTCTTCTATTACAAAATCTTCAAAATTCATATTAATACCAATACCCAACAAACAACATGCAAAATAATAGAAAACATAACAGCAGTTGAGCCTATATCTTTTGCAGTTTTAGCTAAAGGTGCATACTCTTTTGTCACTAAATCAACTACATTTTCAATAGCTGAATTTACCAACTCAATTATTAAAACTAAAATACCACTAACAAGAAGTATTAGCTTATTTGTTAAACTAGCATCAATTATAATAATACCTGCAATTATAAAAATTGCACAAAATAGTTCCAATCTAAATGAACTCTCAGTTTTTAAAACATGCTTTAAACCACTTAGAGCATATTTTGTATTTTTAAATAGGTGATATTTGGGTTTATTATTCATTATTAATTTCTTTTATATAAATCTTTATAATATTTTTTCCATCTTTTATGTTGCCAAAACCATAAATGAGGTAAATCTAAAATTTGCTTTTCTATTATATTAGATTGCATTTGTGTTAATTCTTTTATATGATCTTCTGTTTTAAACTCTATTTTTAAAGGATCAATTGCTTCTCCCACTTTTAAAGTAAAGTTTCTAAAATCATTCATTACTGAAAAAATAGGAATAATTACTGCATCAAATTTTAAAGCTAGTCTTGATGTTGAATCAGTTGCTAATACTTTTTTATTAAAAAATTCTATTTCAATCCCATTTTTCATATGTTGATCAATTACAACAGCAACTGCTTTATTTTCTTTAAAAGCTTTTAACATTCCTTTTGCAGCTACTTTTTTTTCTAACATTGTAATATTATTTTTATTTCTTACTTTTATATACATATCATTAATATATGGATTATCCATTTTTCTATTTACAACGGCTATTTTTCCAAATTTTAATGCCACATAAGGTAAAGCAAATTCCCAACCACCATAATGAGCAGCTATATAGATTATTTTTCTATTATTTTTCATTGCATCTAAAATAACCTGCTCATTTTCAACATTTCCTTTTGAAAATAGTTTTTCTTTTGAAATTGATTGATTTTCAACAAACTCATACATATTAAAGAATAAAGATATATAAGAGTTAAAAATTATATCCTCTTTCTTTTCATCAGAAATAGAATTTCCATAAACTAAATCTAAATTTACTTTTGCAATATGTTTATGCTCTTTATTATATTTATATGCTAATTTAGCCAATAATATTAATATTTTTTTTGTGATAAATTTTGGTGTATATAAAATTATAAATTTAAAAGTGTTATATAAAAAGTACCTAAAATAGTCCTTTATTTTTCTTCCCATTAAAAATTTCCTTTGCCAATTCTACTATTTCATTTTCATTTATATCTTTAATTGAGAAATCATTTCTGTCTAATTTAAAAGGATTTACACTACTTTTAGATTCAATAATTTTATTAATATCTGTAAGATAAGTATTTCTATAACCTGGAGTATTTCCAAAAAGAGTAATAGAAGGTATATTTAAAGCCCAAGCCATATGAGTAGGACCGGTATCATTTCCTATTACTAAATCTACTTTTGATATTAAAGCTTTTAAGCTATTTAAATCTAATTTTGGTAAAACTTTTGCAGTTGAAGTGTTTTTTATAAATAATGCATCATTTTTTTCAGTTTCACTTCCCCAAACTATTAAACAATTTTCATTTAAAGTATTTATTATTTTAGCGAATTTTTCTTTAGAATACATCTTGCTAGGCCAACTAGCACCAATTACAAAAAGAATATTCTTTTTTTTATTATCTAAATAGTCATATATTACTTTATTTTCATTTTTAAAAAATAAAAAAGGTTGTTTTTTTAAAATTTCTTCTTTTGTAATTTCAAACTCTAAAGAAGAAGATAAAACTTTAGCATTTCTTTGAATTGCATTTTTATCATATGCAATATTTACTTTTTTTGTATAAAAAAAGCTTGCTAATTTTTCCCTAGTTGAATCTTTATCAAAACCAGCCCTATTCTTTCCAAGAAATTTAGCAACTATTGCAGACTTTACAAGTCCTTGAGCATCAATTACTAAGTCATAGGAATTTTTAGAATACTCTTTTAATAGTTTTATTTGAGAAAAGATTTGCTT
This genomic window contains:
- a CDS encoding BUD32 family EKC/KEOPS complex subunit; translation: MNFEDFVIEENSKNSSEIIPIIFKDKKYWIKKARATFSSKLHKFYYSLFPFEVLLPVKNKTAKEAMTFETLKIERFKEYGVNTPQVVFKNEDFFVLEDCGKTVNSYIRKRDITKEKMYYFIDNLLIELSKIHNNNDFHGGAQARNFTYYEGKIFTIDLEDSFEDNIDLKLLQFRDFLLLLLSFTKTRASFQLDYRYIIDKYISLTNNNDFKNRLIKLANKISFLIFLSDIKLINKLLGRDVKSFFKLFKLLKNL
- a CDS encoding diacylglycerol kinase — translated: MNNKPKYHLFKNTKYALSGLKHVLKTESSFRLELFCAIFIIAGIIIIDASLTNKLILLVSGILVLIIELVNSAIENVVDLVTKEYAPLAKTAKDIGSTAVMFSIILHVVCWVLVLI
- a CDS encoding lipid A biosynthesis lauroyl acyltransferase produces the protein MGRKIKDYFRYFLYNTFKFIILYTPKFITKKILILLAKLAYKYNKEHKHIAKVNLDLVYGNSISDEKKEDIIFNSYISLFFNMYEFVENQSISKEKLFSKGNVENEQVILDAMKNNRKIIYIAAHYGGWEFALPYVALKFGKIAVVNRKMDNPYINDMYIKVRNKNNITMLEKKVAAKGMLKAFKENKAVAVVIDQHMKNGIEIEFFNKKVLATDSTSRLALKFDAVIIPIFSVMNDFRNFTLKVGEAIDPLKIEFKTEDHIKELTQMQSNIIEKQILDLPHLWFWQHKRWKKYYKDLYKRN
- the waaC gene encoding lipopolysaccharide heptosyltransferase I — translated: MLNNIKKIAIVKLSAMGDIIHAMVALQYIKKSYPNIQIDWFVESAFAQVLENNPHINKIVKLNLKSIKKDKKQIFSQIKLLKEYSKNSYDLVIDAQGLVKSAIVAKFLGKNRAGFDKDSTREKLASFFYTKKVNIAYDKNAIQRNAKVLSSSLEFEITKEEILKKQPFLFFKNENKVIYDYLDNKKKNILFVIGASWPSKMYSKEKFAKIINTLNENCLIVWGSETEKNDALFIKNTSTAKVLPKLDLNSLKALISKVDLVIGNDTGPTHMAWALNIPSITLFGNTPGYRNTYLTDINKIIESKSSVNPFKLDRNDFSIKDINENEIVELAKEIFNGKKNKGLF